The DNA window ATGCGGAGGAATTTGTTGTGATGTGGGAAAAAGAAATAACTTCTATCAAATCCTTTAAAAAACTTGAAGAGGAAAGAGAAAATAAAATTGCTGAAAAAATCCTTAACTTATGCAATAAATATGAAAAATTGCTTGTTATAATACAATTTGAAAAATATGGAGCAATTTTAGAGAAATTGAAAAACAAGAAATAGGTTAGAAAGGTATAAAAAACTCTGAGTATTACCAAAACATGAGAAAAAGAGTAATAATAATGGGTGCTGCAGGAAGAGATTTCCACAACTTTAATGTTTTTTATAGAGATAATGAAGAATACGAGATTGTTGCATTTACCGCAGCACAAATTCCAAACATATCTGGAAGGAAATATCCTTCTCAACTTGCAGGAAGGCTCTACCCTAATGGAATTCCAATTTATGAGGAGGAAAAATTGCCAGAATTAATTAAAGAGTACAATGTTGATGAGGTTGTATTTTCATATACAGATGTAGCATATAAAGAAGTTATGAATAAATGCGCAATAGCAAATTCCGCAGGCGCAGATTTTGTTTTACTCAGCCCTTTCCATACAATGCTTAAATCAAGCAAGCCAGTCATTGCAATATGCGCGGTTAGAACCGGCTGTGGAAAATCTCAATTCTCCAGAAAAATTTTTGAAATCTTATCTGAGAAAAAGAAGGTTGTTGCGGTTCGTCATCCAATGCCATATGGTGATTTAGTGAAGCAAAGGTGCCAGAGATTTGCAAGCTATGAAGATTTAGACAGGCATGAATGCACAATTGAAGAAAGAGAAGAGTATGAGCCATATATAGATATGCACGGAGTTGTTTATGCGGGCGTAGATTATGGAGAAATATTGAGAAAGGCGGAGGAAGAAGCGGATATTATAATATGGGACGGAGGAAATAACGATTTTCCTTTTTACAAACCGGATTTGCACATAGTTATTGCAGATCCTCATAGAGCGGGGCATGAGGTTTCATATTATGCTGGAGAGATAAATGCCAGGATGGCTGATTATGTAATAATAAACAAAGTAGATACCGCAAATAGAGAAGATGTTGAAAAAGTTAAAAATAATATAAAAATGATAAATCATAGGGCAAAGATAATTGAAGCTGAGTCGCCAATTAGAGTAGAAGGAAAAATTGAAGGTAAAAAAGCTCTTGTAGTTGAGGATGGTCCCACTATTACTCACGGAGAAATGAAATATGGAGCAGCAACCATAGTTGCTGAAAAGTTAGGATTGGAAATAGTTGATGCAAAGAAATATGCAGTTGGTTCAATACTTGAAACATATAAAAAATATCCTCATTTAGAAAAGGTTTTACCAGCTATGGGATATGGAAAGAGCCAGATAGAGGAGCTTGAGGAAACCATAAACTCAGCAGATTGTGACTTTGTTCTTTCTGCAACACCAATTAATCTAGAAAGAGTGCTGAATGTTAATAAAAAAATAGTTAGAGTGAGGTATGGAGTGGGTGAAAAAGCAGAGAAAGAGTTGAGAATAATACTCAAAAAATTTATGGATTAAAAAACATTTATTTTTCCTTCTAATATATCTACATGCAGATTCAGCATTTTCTCCATGTGATCCTTGACTATTTCCTCAACCCCAGAATCTACTTTTCCACCAACAATTCCTATACTAACCGCTTGAGGCTCAGTTATTGGCTTGCCTATCTGAGAAACCATTTTAACATATACTTCTTCTATGTTATAATTCCTTGCAATTTCCTCCGCTATTCTGTGAGAACATATGTTATAAAGTTTCCCAACATGTGTTACTGGATTTTTTCCAGCAGCTGCCTCAAGCGAAACAGGGCGGTTTGGTGTTATAAGACCATTTACCCTATTCCCTCTTCCAACAGAGCCATCATCGCCATTTTCCATTGATAAACCAGTTACTGTTAAATAAAAAATTTTTTTTTCATAGTCATCTGCGGTATTTATGGCGAGAGTTATTTCTTTTTCAGTGAATTTTCTTGAAAAATCAAGCAATTCCTCCGCAATTTCCTCCTTTACACTTATGTAGTGGTCCGCATTTGGAATATATTTATCCACCATTGCAATAGCAACAGTTACATTTATCTTATTCCCTGTTCTGCAGCTCATAACCTTAACATCTTCTCCTATCTCAGGAAATCTTTTTTTAAGTGTTATATTTATATATCTTTCCATCTGATAGGTTAATTTTTCTGTCTCGGTTAAGGGAGCAAAACCAGTTCCAATTGATGTATCATTTGCAAGCCTCTTGCGAGGGTCATAAACACTTTTTAAATCCTGACTTCCTTCCCATATCTTGCAGTCAAGCATTACATCAGTGTCTGCGTTCAAATTCGGAAAATTCTTCTCAAGATATTCATGTGCTGACCTAACCGCAATTGCTCTTATGGGCAATCTTTTATTTCCAACCATAGCGGTTGCTCTTCCAACAAGGAGGATATAGACAGGCTCTATTATTACTCCTCCTCCAAATTTGGGCTGGCTCTGCCCGCCGACAATCTGGCATTCATCTGTGTTGTGGTGCATTATGTAGCCAAAATTTTGCAAATACTCCTTACAAAGAGCTCGTGATACATTTTCCGCAAGGGCATCCGCCACCGAATCAGGATGACCTATCCCTTTTCTTTCAACAATTTCTACTTTCTGGTCTTTTACTGGCACACTATTAAGATTTTCAATGAATATGTTCATAAAGTTGGATAATAAAGATATACTTATATTTTTTTCTTAACCTGCTTTGTTGCATAATTAAGCAATTTTCAGTCTTTCATTTAATCTATGTTTTTATTTTTTAGATTTGTCTTTTCATTGTTTCCATCCCAAGAGTAAATAGATTTAGGCTATTTTAATAGTTATGCAATAAAGCATGTGATGCGCCATGATCTCGTTTCCCCCCAAACTATTAGGAGAACAAGCCTCCTAGCACCCAGTTCCGTAATGGGAGATACGTGGTTCGCGCCAACAACAACTTGATTTCTTCCTCGATTAAATCCAGGAAATCCTCGAATGTCAGTGTGTTTCGGCTTTCGCTTACGCCCTGTTTTCGTTCTCGAAAACACGACCATTTCATGCTTACCCATTATATTCTGGAGTAGCATCAATTTGCCGTCGAAGGTTTTGCGACTACTGAATATAGCTAAGTTAAAGGGTGTACGAACTCGTCATATTGAGATTAGAAAGCATTTTGTGGTCAGAATGGCGTTTTGACGAATTTTCTGAAAAGTAGGTACCTCAAAAAACACAAACGTTTAGATAAAACAATACCCTACTAGTTATAACTCAACGACGAGCGAAACGGGGGACAATATCCAAATTGGCGGCGAGGAGTGCTTCTACGGGGTGAACACCATTAATAATATCACAGAACAGCGAAATAGCTAACTGACTTCCTAATCTACCCTCGGGAACTTTGACCCCTGCTTCTTGGCACTTTTTATCTAACTGTTCCTGCAGTGATTTTGGGCGTCCGCCAAAGTTTATGTCTTCTTGCTCAAGTATCCATCCAACTGCATAGAGAATGTAATCCAGATCGTAACCAACCAGAC is part of the Thermoplasmatales archaeon genome and encodes:
- a CDS encoding GTPase, whose protein sequence is MRKRVIIMGAAGRDFHNFNVFYRDNEEYEIVAFTAAQIPNISGRKYPSQLAGRLYPNGIPIYEEEKLPELIKEYNVDEVVFSYTDVAYKEVMNKCAIANSAGADFVLLSPFHTMLKSSKPVIAICAVRTGCGKSQFSRKIFEILSEKKKVVAVRHPMPYGDLVKQRCQRFASYEDLDRHECTIEEREEYEPYIDMHGVVYAGVDYGEILRKAEEEADIIIWDGGNNDFPFYKPDLHIVIADPHRAGHEVSYYAGEINARMADYVIINKVDTANREDVEKVKNNIKMINHRAKIIEAESPIRVEGKIEGKKALVVEDGPTITHGEMKYGAATIVAEKLGLEIVDAKKYAVGSILETYKKYPHLEKVLPAMGYGKSQIEELEETINSADCDFVLSATPINLERVLNVNKKIVRVRYGVGEKAEKELRIILKKFMD
- a CDS encoding methionine adenosyltransferase, which codes for MNIFIENLNSVPVKDQKVEIVERKGIGHPDSVADALAENVSRALCKEYLQNFGYIMHHNTDECQIVGGQSQPKFGGGVIIEPVYILLVGRATAMVGNKRLPIRAIAVRSAHEYLEKNFPNLNADTDVMLDCKIWEGSQDLKSVYDPRKRLANDTSIGTGFAPLTETEKLTYQMERYINITLKKRFPEIGEDVKVMSCRTGNKINVTVAIAMVDKYIPNADHYISVKEEIAEELLDFSRKFTEKEITLAINTADDYEKKIFYLTVTGLSMENGDDGSVGRGNRVNGLITPNRPVSLEAAAGKNPVTHVGKLYNICSHRIAEEIARNYNIEEVYVKMVSQIGKPITEPQAVSIGIVGGKVDSGVEEIVKDHMEKMLNLHVDILEGKINVF